In Candidatus Bathyarchaeota archaeon, one genomic interval encodes:
- a CDS encoding beta-CASP ribonuclease aCPSF1 gives MARTQEKDKDKIEISQYILQKVPREAEVTRIEYEGPMLAVYTKKPEILVDQSGVVAEIVGVIRKRIVIRPDPSVRLPEVEAEKIARELIPQDAEVTDINFDPSLGEIIIETKKPGLVIGRNGAVLQEIIKKTKWRPQVLRSPPIKSKIVTHMRHYLHSESKERERILRTVGERIFRPKSYEVGDVRMTVLGGAQEVGRSAFLIKTRESSVLLDCGIHPGSNRPFEAFPRFDCPEFQLDSLDAVVISHAHLDHCGLAPFLYKYGYDGPLYCSAPTSNLMTMLQLDYLDVASKQGITPYYDQKDVRECVLHTIPLRYGVVTDIAPDIRLTLHNSGHILGGAMVHLHIGEGLHNIVYTSDYKFGRTMLLEAATTEFPRIETVITESTYSGPDDVVPSRVEAEEALTNVINKTLERKGKVLIPVPAVGRAQEIMLVIDGYMKRGMMKEAPVFIEGMISEATAIHTAYPEYLGREVRHSILHEEINPFQSDYFTIVEHPSVRQSIIEGEPCIVLATSGMLEGGPVIEYFKNWASDEKNSIIFVSYQIEGTMGRRVQKGVGEVTMMDNEGKMAALSVKMQVESIEGFSGHSDRRQLVNYLTHLTPKPERIFVVHGEKQKTINFSHFLCSKAGINTVVPSVLETFRLL, from the coding sequence GCAGAAATAGTTGGGGTAATACGCAAAAGAATAGTCATTCGACCTGACCCCTCAGTTAGACTTCCCGAGGTTGAGGCAGAAAAAATCGCACGTGAACTGATTCCGCAAGATGCAGAAGTCACAGACATCAACTTTGACCCAAGCCTTGGCGAAATCATCATAGAAACCAAGAAACCAGGCTTAGTTATAGGGCGAAACGGCGCGGTTTTGCAGGAAATCATAAAGAAAACCAAGTGGCGCCCTCAGGTGCTTCGCAGTCCGCCGATTAAGTCGAAGATTGTTACGCATATGCGGCATTATCTTCATTCTGAAAGTAAAGAGCGAGAGCGAATCCTGCGAACGGTGGGTGAACGCATCTTTAGACCAAAAAGTTATGAAGTCGGCGACGTCCGCATGACTGTTTTAGGCGGTGCCCAAGAAGTCGGTCGCTCAGCATTCCTGATTAAAACAAGAGAAAGCAGTGTACTGTTGGACTGTGGTATTCATCCTGGTTCTAATCGTCCTTTTGAGGCGTTTCCACGGTTTGACTGCCCAGAATTTCAGCTTGACTCATTAGACGCCGTAGTTATAAGCCACGCTCACCTTGACCACTGCGGGCTGGCGCCTTTCTTATACAAATATGGTTATGATGGCCCACTTTATTGCTCTGCGCCAACATCCAATTTGATGACTATGCTACAATTGGACTATTTGGATGTGGCTAGCAAGCAGGGCATAACACCGTACTACGACCAAAAAGATGTGCGCGAATGCGTCCTGCACACAATCCCACTGCGATACGGAGTTGTAACCGACATCGCTCCAGATATTCGTCTTACGCTTCACAATTCAGGGCACATCTTAGGCGGCGCAATGGTGCACTTGCACATCGGCGAAGGCTTACACAACATTGTTTATACAAGCGACTACAAATTCGGGCGCACCATGTTGCTGGAAGCAGCAACCACAGAGTTTCCACGTATTGAAACCGTTATTACTGAGAGCACTTACAGTGGCCCAGATGATGTTGTTCCCTCACGGGTGGAAGCTGAAGAAGCTTTAACTAACGTTATTAATAAAACGTTGGAACGTAAAGGCAAAGTGCTCATCCCAGTGCCTGCTGTCGGTAGAGCACAAGAAATCATGCTTGTTATTGACGGCTACATGAAGCGGGGCATGATGAAGGAAGCCCCAGTTTTCATCGAAGGCATGATTAGCGAAGCCACAGCCATCCACACGGCGTACCCAGAATACCTCGGCAGAGAAGTTCGCCACAGCATTCTACATGAGGAAATTAACCCCTTTCAATCTGATTACTTCACCATCGTTGAGCACCCAAGCGTTCGCCAAAGCATCATCGAAGGCGAGCCATGCATCGTTTTGGCAACTTCAGGTATGCTTGAAGGTGGACCAGTAATTGAGTACTTCAAGAACTGGGCAAGCGATGAGAAAAACAGCATAATATTTGTCAGCTACCAGATTGAAGGCACAATGGGTCGGCGTGTCCAGAAAGGCGTAGGCGAAGTAACAATGATGGATAATGAGGGCAAAATGGCAGCATTATCCGTCAAGATGCAGGTGGAGTCAATCGAAGGTTTCTCAGGACACTCTGATAGACGCCAACTCGTTAACTACCTGACGCATCTTACACCAAAGCCAGAACGCATCTTTGTTGTGCACGGTGAGAAACAAAAGACGATTAACTTTTCACATTTCCTATGCAGTAAAGCAGGCATCAACACAGTTGTCCCGTCTGTACTGGAGACTTTTAGGCTGCTGTAG
- the sepF gene encoding cell division protein SepF, whose amino-acid sequence MPKFSLFRKKKEPEQKTIATAPSEEPKQEQQEPTAPAQEIAQGSITQPVEQKPEVVEVPSKTYLKAMPLRELADVEKVKNEVTNGNIIILRVAPLASKSIEDVKTAVNDLYQFAESTGGDIARLGEERVVICPKNIRIWREKTPTPVSNEPVPTAA is encoded by the coding sequence ATGCCCAAGTTTAGCCTATTTCGCAAAAAGAAAGAACCAGAACAGAAAACAATAGCAACGGCGCCTTCAGAAGAACCTAAACAAGAACAGCAAGAACCAACCGCACCAGCCCAAGAGATAGCACAAGGAAGCATCACGCAACCTGTTGAGCAAAAACCAGAAGTAGTTGAAGTCCCAAGCAAAACCTACCTAAAGGCTATGCCTCTACGAGAACTAGCTGATGTGGAAAAAGTGAAGAATGAGGTAACAAACGGTAACATCATAATTTTACGGGTTGCACCTCTCGCCAGCAAAAGCATTGAAGATGTCAAAACCGCCGTTAATGACCTCTACCAGTTTGCTGAATCCACAGGCGGTGACATCGCACGCTTAGGTGAAGAACGAGTGGTTATCTGCCCGAAAAATATTAGGATTTGGCGCGAGAAAACTCCAACGCCGGTTTCAAACGAACCTGTGCCTACAGCAGCCTAA
- a CDS encoding DUF5658 family protein, whose protein sequence is MYTLKSDLIQSFVLVLMGSIDCITTAIGILYFGAVELNPFMAGIVSTNILAFMAVKMCATFLIGFTYILATRTLKKATNKETRSYKCSHSILKAAYAGLVMFLIAVVVNNLIILLS, encoded by the coding sequence ATGTACACGCTAAAGTCAGATTTGATTCAAAGTTTCGTTCTTGTACTAATGGGATCAATAGACTGCATAACTACAGCCATAGGAATCCTGTACTTTGGCGCCGTTGAATTAAACCCTTTTATGGCAGGAATAGTAAGCACAAACATCCTAGCCTTTATGGCAGTAAAGATGTGCGCAACTTTCCTCATAGGCTTCACCTACATTTTAGCTACCCGAACGCTCAAAAAAGCCACAAACAAAGAAACTAGGTCATATAAGTGCTCTCACTCCATACTAAAAGCTGCTTACGCAGGGCTAGTCATGTTCTTAATTGCGGTTGTAGTGAACAACCTGATAATTCTTCTGTCATAA
- a CDS encoding alanine--glyoxylate aminotransferase family protein: MHKKLLIPGPTEVSREILNEQTHPMIGHRDKAFSDLYAGITAKLAKYFELPADCKPTVTTSSGTLWFDIVGRSIVQKKALACVNGAFSQRCAETLKACGKPTDVLEVEWGKAVKPEMIAEKLDSGEYDTLTVCHNESSTGVRNPISDIGKLVRKKYPNIIYAIDAVSSMAGDKTLPSEIGCDIIFASTQKCFALPPGLAVALVNDRAIERAKQIPNRGTYTDMVEIFEFEKKHQTPFTPCIPLLYALDKRMDLLLEETYDKVYQRHKEMAQYTQQWAKKHFEMFSEAGYESLTVSCIKNTQGKNVKELNQKLGEKGYMISNGYGKLAEKTFRIGHMGEWNLQGIKEVIGLIDDIWGLT; this comes from the coding sequence ATGCATAAAAAACTCTTGATTCCAGGTCCAACTGAAGTTAGTAGAGAAATCTTAAATGAGCAAACTCATCCCATGATTGGTCACCGAGATAAAGCGTTCTCTGACCTTTACGCTGGAATAACCGCCAAATTAGCAAAGTATTTCGAGTTGCCAGCTGACTGCAAACCTACCGTTACCACTTCATCTGGCACGCTTTGGTTTGACATTGTCGGAAGAAGTATCGTCCAGAAAAAGGCGCTTGCATGCGTTAACGGTGCTTTCTCGCAGAGGTGCGCTGAAACCCTCAAAGCATGCGGTAAACCAACAGATGTACTGGAGGTTGAATGGGGTAAAGCTGTTAAGCCCGAAATGATAGCGGAAAAGCTTGACAGCGGCGAATATGATACGCTTACCGTTTGCCATAACGAGTCATCCACAGGTGTGCGTAACCCAATTAGCGACATCGGCAAACTAGTACGCAAGAAATACCCAAACATTATCTATGCGATTGACGCAGTTTCATCAATGGCAGGTGACAAAACCTTGCCCTCAGAAATCGGGTGCGACATAATTTTCGCATCAACACAAAAATGCTTCGCCCTTCCGCCCGGGCTAGCGGTTGCGCTAGTTAATGACCGTGCTATTGAGCGTGCAAAACAGATTCCGAACAGAGGCACCTACACGGACATGGTTGAAATATTCGAGTTCGAGAAGAAACATCAAACACCTTTCACGCCATGCATCCCGCTACTTTACGCTCTAGACAAGCGCATGGACTTGTTGCTTGAAGAAACATATGATAAGGTCTACCAACGACACAAGGAAATGGCTCAGTATACGCAGCAGTGGGCAAAGAAGCATTTTGAGATGTTCTCTGAAGCGGGCTACGAATCCTTAACGGTTAGCTGCATAAAAAACACACAAGGCAAGAACGTTAAGGAACTAAACCAGAAACTCGGCGAGAAAGGTTACATGATAAGTAACGGTTACGGTAAACTGGCTGAGAAAACCTTCCGCATCGGTCACATGGGCGAGTGGAACCTGCAAGGCATAAAAGAGGTCATAGGCTTAATTGATGATATTTGGGGATTAACTTGA
- a CDS encoding hydroxyacid dehydrogenase: MTIKILISDEIFEEGIKILQKKGYQVTRAWDTPKSELPKIIADYDVLIVRSATKVKGELLENAKKLKVIGRAGEGLDNVDFERAKNLGITLVNTPHVSYLSVAELTIGHLLALARGIVQGTVSLKQGRWEKSNMMGTEVDGKTLGVIGCGYIGKAVERLAMALGMNVLPVEECVHDRFVPLAEMLRQADFITIHVPLTPRTRHMISTKEFSMMKDGVMIIDCSRGGVVDQEALYQALVSGKVAGAALDVFEEEPPPKNSKLLALDNVIATPHIGAQTHEAQMRASIQIAQQVIKALEKTES, translated from the coding sequence TTGACGATTAAAATCCTCATAAGCGATGAAATATTTGAGGAAGGCATAAAAATTCTACAAAAAAAAGGCTACCAAGTAACACGCGCATGGGACACGCCAAAGTCTGAGTTGCCTAAAATAATCGCTGACTATGACGTTTTAATCGTGCGTTCAGCAACAAAAGTCAAAGGCGAACTGCTTGAGAACGCTAAAAAGCTCAAAGTCATTGGACGTGCAGGAGAAGGCTTAGATAACGTGGACTTTGAGCGCGCTAAAAATTTGGGAATAACTTTGGTTAATACTCCGCATGTTTCGTACCTAAGTGTTGCTGAATTAACTATAGGTCACTTGCTGGCTCTTGCCAGAGGCATAGTACAGGGAACTGTGAGTCTAAAACAAGGCAGGTGGGAAAAGTCAAACATGATGGGCACAGAGGTTGACGGCAAAACCTTAGGCGTAATCGGCTGTGGCTACATCGGTAAAGCTGTTGAGCGTTTAGCCATGGCGCTTGGCATGAACGTTCTCCCAGTAGAAGAATGCGTCCACGACCGCTTTGTCCCCTTAGCTGAGATGCTACGCCAAGCCGACTTCATAACGATCCATGTTCCGCTCACACCTCGCACACGCCACATGATTTCAACAAAAGAATTCAGCATGATGAAAGACGGCGTAATGATAATTGACTGCTCTCGCGGCGGCGTGGTTGACCAAGAGGCACTCTACCAAGCACTCGTTTCTGGGAAGGTGGCTGGTGCAGCACTGGATGTTTTCGAGGAGGAACCACCGCCTAAAAACAGCAAACTCTTAGCATTAGACAACGTCATTGCTACGCCGCATATCGGTGCCCAAACGCATGAGGCACAAATGAGGGCAAGCATACAAATAGCCCAACAAGTTATAAAAGCGCTGGAAAAAACTGAGAGCTGA
- a CDS encoding DUF1015 domain-containing protein: protein MVEIRPFKAIRYTSKAGKTERLITQPYDKIDAQMQKEYYQQSPYNFCRLILPMEQNKYTVAQQRLEQWLKEGIMEKEVEPAVFVSRQEFALDGKKSQRTGIIAALRLYSYSENMVFPHEGTYKAPKADRLNMLRTVQKDLEPVFLIYSDPQKKTISFLEEVAKTKPVIEVTDPLQVRHTVWKVTDPQKIKQLQADLSDKTMVITDGHHRYESALAYRDEMRSKGNWTMDSAFNFHMCYMVPVEEEGLIVLPTHRLLKDYKLTEDLLEVFKFFFDVAEIKPTVEAIEGFLESHVNEHAFAVYDGAKAHGLTLKHDKAVYEFVNANVSKETKIFDVVILRDIVFKFILRTGELNMDENILYVRWAKDAVEKVERGEASLAFLVNPINAKTVAEIAQQHELLPEKSTDFYPKLVSGLLLMDIASGEKL from the coding sequence TTGGTTGAGATTAGACCTTTCAAAGCCATAAGGTACACAAGCAAAGCTGGCAAGACTGAACGCTTAATTACTCAGCCTTACGACAAGATTGACGCTCAAATGCAGAAAGAATACTATCAACAGTCGCCGTACAATTTCTGTCGTTTGATTTTACCCATGGAACAAAACAAGTACACTGTGGCGCAACAACGCTTAGAGCAATGGCTAAAGGAAGGCATCATGGAAAAGGAAGTGGAGCCAGCCGTTTTTGTGTCTCGACAAGAATTCGCTTTGGACGGCAAAAAATCCCAGCGCACAGGAATAATCGCTGCTCTTCGGCTTTATTCTTACAGTGAAAACATGGTTTTTCCGCATGAAGGCACCTATAAGGCTCCGAAAGCTGACAGGTTAAACATGCTTCGCACGGTGCAAAAAGACCTTGAACCCGTGTTTTTGATTTATTCAGACCCACAGAAGAAGACTATTTCTTTCCTAGAGGAAGTGGCAAAGACTAAGCCTGTTATCGAAGTTACTGACCCCCTACAAGTTAGGCATACTGTGTGGAAAGTTACTGACCCACAGAAGATTAAGCAGTTGCAGGCTGATTTAAGCGATAAAACAATGGTTATCACTGATGGCCACCACCGATATGAAAGCGCGCTGGCTTACCGTGATGAAATGCGCAGCAAAGGCAACTGGACAATGGATTCAGCGTTTAATTTTCACATGTGCTATATGGTTCCTGTTGAGGAAGAAGGACTTATCGTGTTGCCAACTCACAGGTTGCTGAAAGATTACAAGTTAACAGAAGATTTGTTGGAAGTTTTCAAGTTCTTCTTTGATGTGGCAGAAATCAAGCCAACTGTTGAGGCGATAGAGGGATTCTTGGAGAGCCATGTGAACGAGCACGCGTTTGCTGTTTATGATGGCGCTAAAGCGCATGGTTTAACGCTAAAACATGACAAGGCAGTTTACGAGTTTGTAAACGCTAACGTATCTAAAGAGACAAAAATTTTTGATGTGGTAATCCTTCGAGACATCGTGTTCAAGTTTATTCTCCGAACAGGAGAGTTAAACATGGATGAGAACATTCTCTACGTGCGCTGGGCTAAGGACGCCGTTGAGAAGGTTGAGCGTGGAGAAGCCAGTCTTGCTTTTTTGGTTAATCCAATTAACGCGAAAACTGTTGCGGAGATTGCTCAGCAGCATGAGCTTTTGCCTGAAAAAAGCACGGATTTTTATCCTAAGTTAGTGTCGGGTCTGTTGCTGATGGATATTGCTTCAGGCGAGAAGCTTTGA